The following proteins are co-located in the Anas platyrhynchos isolate ZD024472 breed Pekin duck chromosome 1, IASCAAS_PekinDuck_T2T, whole genome shotgun sequence genome:
- the LOC113843706 gene encoding uncharacterized protein produces MERLLGHQERPMPSSTLLSRDSDAHQLPEEGLHGLHRAAARGDLARLRKHWWLKRLGKNRLDQAKRTPLHLACANGHADVVRFLVQEKCLLNLCDNTGRSPLMKAVESQHEECVAILLEHHADPNFQVYRGNSALHLAAAAPNTSLAEMLIEHGAHLEAKDWEGNTPLLLAISSNHKEMVNFLLQKGANACAQNMFGRTALMFAASVGEMDVVDLLLSYGAKIACKETTPETAVDCALYSGHFGIVMKLLERARCEKTGEASADAAQDTAVPSKICSRRTERFLLHIGALDGEGALPAVGAEQEEDAELPTDHKDRDRQLQMELPGAPESLSASEAPPEATESQRRDDEKDAERLREELETAKAELKELSQQLEMESEKRRQLEAQNCDLQEELSALRGSHEKLEKTNGQLQEEVAYLKDLLKTSKLKELSQQLEMESEKYRQLEAQSCDLQEELSALRGSQEKMEKTNGQLQEEVAYLKDLLKTSKTRAASPDMHELSRSPPCASPSKKPTHRSRHADSEEDDGGRKTLQEHTFPDESIEAKLERYKHYCREERKLRRHPEKKPAKSSSESRQKQAKLHPKHH; encoded by the exons atggagaggCTCCTGGGGCACCAGGAGCGTCCGATGCCCAGCAGCACTTTGCTGTCCAGAGACAGTGATGCCCACCAGCTGCCAGAGGAGGGCCTGCATGGGCTGCACCGCGCGGCTGCCCGTGGCGACCTGGCCCGGCTGAGGAAGCACTGGTGGCTGAAGAGACTAGGCAAAAACCGTCTGGACCAGGCAAAgcg gaCACCTCTGCACCTTGCTTGTGCGAACGGCCATGCAGATGTTGTTCGATTCCTGGTGCAAGAGAAGTGCCTGCTGAACCTTTGCGACAACACTGGCAGATCGCCACTGATGAAG GCAGTGGAGAGCCAGCATGAAGAATGCGTGGCGATTCTGCTAGAGCACCATGCCGACCCAAACTTCCAAGTTTACAGAGGCAACTCTGCCCTTCACCTGGCTGCCGCAGCTCCCAACACATCTCTAGCAGAGATGTTAATTGAGCATGGTGCACACCTTGAAGCAAAGGACTGG GAGGGAAATACCCCGCTTCTTCTTGCCATCTCCAGCAATCATAAAGAGATGGTaaactttcttcttcaaaaagGAGCGAATGCGTGTGCTCAAAATATGTTTGGAAG GACTGCTCTTATGTTTGCCGCTTCTGTTGGGGAAATGGATGTAGTAGACCTACTTCTTTCCTATGGTGCCAAGATTGCTTGCAAAGAAACCACTCCCGAAACAGCCGTGGATTGTGCACTCTACTCGGGACACTTTGG CATTGTCATGAAACTGCTAGAACGCGCACGCTGTGAAAAGACGGGAGAAGCTTCTGCTGATGCTGCACAAGACACAGCAGTCCCCAGCAAAATCTGCTCTCGGAGGACTGAGCGTTTTCTATTACACATAGGTGCTTTGGATGGAGAAG GCGCCCTGCCAGCTgtaggagcagagcaggaggaagacGCTGAATTGCCCACGGATCACAAG GATCGAGACAGACAGCTGCAGATGGAACTTCCTGGTGCTCCTGAAAGTCTGTCTGCGTCAGAAGCCCCACCTGAGGCTACTGAGAGCCAGCGCAGGGACGATGAGAAAGACGCAGAGCGCTTGCGAGAGGAATTGGAGACAGCTAAAGCTGAG CTCAAAGAACTTTCGCAGCAGCTGGAGATGGAGTCTGAAAAACGCAGGCAGCTAGAAGCACAAAATTGCGACCTGCAAGAAGAGCTGTCTGCTCTGCGTGGCTCTCATGAAAAACTGGAGAAGACCAATGGCCAGCTGCAAGAAGAGGTGGCATACCTCAAAGATCTCCTGAAGACTTCCAAG CTCAAAGAACTTTCGCAGCAGCTGGAGATGGAGTCTGAAAAATACAGGCAGCTAGAAGCACAGAGTTGTGACCTGCAAGAAGAGCTGTCTGCTCTGCGTGGCTCTCaggaaaaaatggagaagaCCAATGGCCAGCTGCAAGAAGAGGTGGCATACCTCAAAGATCTTCTGAAGACGTCCAAG ACACGGGCAGCCTCCCCAGACATGCATGAACTGTCAAGATCTCCTCCTTGTGCTTCTCCGAGCAAGAAGCCAACGCACAGAAGCAGACATGCTGACTCTGAAGAGGACGATGGAGGGAGAAAGACACTGCAAGAGCATACTTTTCCAGATGAGTCCATTGAGGCAAAACTGGAAAGGTACAAGCACTACTGTCGGGAGGAACGAAAGCTCAGAAGACATCCAGAGAAAAAACCTGCAAAG AGCTCGTCAGAGTCTAGACAAAAACAAGCTAAGCTCCACCCGAAGCACCACTGA